One genomic segment of Streptomyces sp. NBC_00239 includes these proteins:
- a CDS encoding DUF5134 domain-containing protein, producing MHGPATPAWLLVALCTVSGIACLMRLRLRAGPAQDRAAAAGEALMSFGMAAMAAPVAAGGGAGRAWLLGTVFGGAALHALWHTGRAVWSAAPGSGHLAHHLVGSLAMLYMALVMAGGHGTPGIPLLTGALLLYYAAYALLAGVRLAPVPVPVRAATVAGVPVGVGVTAGVGGAAEVSGAAGCGVGDGAAADGGPGRGTGGAFGATGAPGGGGHLPGGTGGPAADLARACRLATGLGMFAMLLTM from the coding sequence GTGCACGGACCCGCGACCCCCGCCTGGCTGCTCGTGGCGCTCTGCACGGTGAGCGGCATAGCGTGCCTGATGCGGCTGCGGCTGCGGGCGGGACCGGCTCAGGACCGGGCGGCCGCGGCCGGCGAGGCGCTGATGAGTTTCGGGATGGCGGCCATGGCGGCGCCGGTGGCGGCGGGCGGCGGCGCCGGGCGGGCGTGGCTGCTGGGCACCGTGTTCGGCGGGGCGGCGCTGCACGCGCTGTGGCACACGGGCCGGGCCGTGTGGTCCGCGGCGCCGGGTTCCGGCCATCTCGCCCACCATCTGGTGGGCTCCCTCGCGATGCTCTACATGGCGCTGGTGATGGCGGGCGGCCACGGCACGCCCGGCATCCCGCTGCTCACCGGGGCGCTGCTCCTCTACTACGCGGCGTACGCGCTGCTCGCCGGAGTACGCCTGGCGCCCGTACCGGTACCGGTACGGGCCGCGACGGTGGCGGGAGTGCCGGTGGGCGTGGGTGTGACGGCCGGGGTGGGTGGGGCGGCCGAGGTGAGTGGGGCGGCCGGGTGCGGCGTCGGCGACGGAGCAGCCGCCGACGGCGGACCCGGGCGGGGCACCGGGGGAGCCTTCGGCGCCACCGGCGCACCCGGGGGCGGCGGCCACCTGCCCGGGGGCACCGGCGGACCGGCGGCCGATCTGGCGCGGGCCTGCCGACTGGCCACGGGGCTGGGCATGTTCGCCATGCTGCTGACGATGTGA
- a CDS encoding ArsR/SmtB family transcription factor yields the protein MTEQATPRRLAHPGPDEILLEGVLHALSDPVRLAIVRRLAAAPDALACSAFDLPVTKSTTTHHFRVLRESGVVRQTYRGTAKLNALRADELERLFPGLLDRVLHAAAAEEARRG from the coding sequence ATGACGGAACAGGCCACCCCTCGCAGGCTCGCCCATCCCGGGCCGGACGAGATCCTGCTGGAGGGCGTGCTGCACGCCCTGTCCGACCCGGTGCGGCTGGCGATCGTGCGCCGGCTGGCGGCCGCGCCGGACGCGTTGGCCTGCTCGGCCTTCGACCTGCCGGTCACCAAGTCGACGACGACCCATCACTTCCGGGTGCTGCGGGAGAGTGGCGTGGTGCGTCAGACGTACCGGGGCACGGCGAAGCTGAACGCACTGCGTGCGGATGAACTGGAGCGGCTCTTTCCCGGGTTGCTCGACCGGGTGCTGCACGCCGCGGCGGCCGAGGAAGCCAGACGGGGCTGA
- a CDS encoding TetR/AcrR family transcriptional regulator, whose amino-acid sequence MSPRSASVNEELRRRSRERLLQATVELVAERGYEATTLADIADRAGAARGLVSYYFPGKRQLLQSAVHRLMHRTLHEALEREPRTADGRERLARAVDAVLGLAVDHPLLMRTHMAGILAAEGFVQCPEQQRLAELLRDTVERYGSADVDTDYPLLRALLMGAVFAVLLPGAAMPAVKLRAELFQRYGLDWELGDPPGGEPPGGPVVRAAPGRGQR is encoded by the coding sequence ATGTCCCCGCGCAGCGCATCGGTCAATGAAGAATTGCGGAGACGCTCCCGGGAGCGACTTCTCCAGGCCACGGTCGAACTGGTGGCCGAGCGTGGGTACGAGGCGACGACGCTCGCGGACATCGCGGACCGTGCGGGCGCGGCCCGCGGACTCGTCTCGTACTACTTCCCCGGCAAGCGCCAGCTGCTGCAGTCCGCCGTTCACCGGCTGATGCACCGCACGCTGCACGAGGCGCTGGAGCGGGAGCCGCGTACGGCCGACGGGCGGGAGCGGCTGGCGCGGGCCGTCGACGCGGTGCTCGGGCTCGCCGTGGACCATCCGCTGCTGATGCGCACGCACATGGCGGGGATCCTGGCGGCGGAGGGTTTCGTGCAGTGCCCCGAGCAGCAGCGGCTGGCGGAGCTGCTGCGGGACACCGTGGAGCGGTACGGCTCGGCGGACGTGGACACCGACTACCCGCTGCTGCGGGCCCTGTTGATGGGGGCGGTGTTCGCGGTGCTGCTGCCGGGGGCCGCGATGCCGGCGGTGAAGCTGCGGGCCGAGCTGTTCCAGCGGTACGGGCTGGACTGGGAGCTGGGTGACCCGCCGGGCGGCGAACCGCCCGGCGGGCCGGTGGTGCGGGCCGCGCCGGGCCGGGGTCAGCGGTAG
- a CDS encoding FAD-dependent oxidoreductase: protein MLRVAVVGSGPSGVYTAQTLVQQREVPDVRVDVLDRLPCPYGLVRYGVAPDHERIKSLQGNLRTVLEDERIRFLGNVEVGGPRLGTGRLLELYHAVVYCVGAARDRRLGIPGEDLAGVRSATAFVSWYSAHPDAAGDAFGLGAVTSAVVIGAGNVAVDVTRILARGAAELSPTDMPHPALDALAASGVRAVHMVARRGPSHGKFTTKELRELGGLPGVDVVVDPAELALDPAYADPGAALPAVNRRNVEVLRGWATAPPAPAVPEAPGGRRIGLRFFLRPVEVLGDGTGRVAGVRFERTEPDGLGGVTGTGRYEEIPAQLVLRSVGYQGVPLDGLPFDEHTCTVPHAAGRVLRNGTPSEGEYVAGWIKRGPTGVIGTNRPCAKETAGSLLADAGVLARRVLAGDPADGLRAAGLAPVEWTGWLGIEAAEAALGRALGRRSVKIPDWPGLLTAAANPPPQP, encoded by the coding sequence GTGCTTCGTGTGGCCGTCGTCGGTTCGGGCCCGAGCGGGGTCTACACCGCCCAGACGCTCGTCCAGCAGCGTGAGGTGCCGGACGTGCGGGTCGACGTGCTCGACCGGCTGCCGTGCCCGTACGGGCTCGTGCGGTACGGGGTGGCCCCCGATCACGAGAGGATCAAGTCCTTGCAGGGCAACCTGCGCACGGTGCTGGAGGACGAGCGGATCCGCTTCCTCGGCAACGTCGAGGTGGGCGGCCCGCGGCTGGGCACCGGCAGGCTGCTGGAGCTCTACCACGCGGTGGTGTACTGCGTCGGCGCGGCCCGCGACCGCCGGCTGGGCATCCCCGGCGAGGACCTGGCGGGCGTGCGCTCCGCCACCGCTTTCGTGTCCTGGTACAGCGCCCATCCGGACGCGGCCGGCGACGCCTTCGGGCTCGGCGCGGTCACGTCCGCGGTGGTGATCGGGGCCGGGAACGTCGCGGTGGACGTGACGCGCATCCTGGCCCGCGGCGCCGCCGAGCTGAGCCCCACCGACATGCCGCACCCGGCCCTCGACGCGCTCGCCGCGAGCGGTGTGCGGGCGGTGCACATGGTGGCCCGGCGCGGCCCCTCGCACGGCAAGTTCACCACGAAGGAGCTGCGCGAACTGGGCGGGCTGCCCGGCGTGGACGTGGTCGTGGACCCGGCCGAGCTGGCCCTGGACCCGGCGTACGCGGACCCCGGCGCGGCGCTGCCCGCCGTGAACCGGCGCAATGTGGAGGTGCTCCGCGGCTGGGCGACGGCGCCCCCGGCCCCGGCCGTGCCCGAGGCGCCCGGCGGCCGCCGGATCGGCCTGCGGTTCTTCCTGCGCCCGGTGGAGGTGCTGGGCGACGGCACCGGCCGGGTGGCGGGCGTCCGCTTCGAACGCACGGAGCCAGACGGCCTCGGCGGCGTGACCGGCACCGGGCGGTACGAGGAGATCCCCGCCCAGCTCGTGCTGCGCTCGGTCGGCTACCAGGGGGTGCCGCTCGACGGGCTGCCCTTCGACGAGCACACCTGTACGGTCCCGCACGCGGCGGGGCGGGTCCTGCGCAACGGCACGCCCTCCGAGGGCGAGTACGTGGCCGGGTGGATCAAGCGGGGCCCCACGGGGGTCATCGGCACGAACCGGCCCTGCGCGAAGGAGACGGCGGGCTCGCTGCTCGCGGACGCCGGGGTGCTGGCCCGGCGCGTGCTGGCCGGGGACCCGGCCGACGGGTTGCGGGCGGCCGGGCTCGCGCCGGTGGAATGGACGGGGTGGCTCGGGATCGAGGCCGCGGAGGCCGCGCTGGGCCGCGCCCTCGGCCGCCGCTCGGTGAAGATCCCCGACTGGCCCGGCCTCCTGACCGCCGCCGCCAACCCCCCACCCCAGCCGTGA
- a CDS encoding phosphatase PAP2 family protein, translating to MRPATTVLWRTASGCAAAALVLTVLLVAQWPPLLRFDRWLAAALHRHAVAHPAVTRLNRVLSDWVWDPWTMRTLAALAAGWLLWRGNRRRALCVAVATVVASAVQHGLKVLLGRERPTWPDPVDSAWFAAFPSGHAMTAAVVCGLLLWVVGRPGRTGWAVAAVSVLGVGWTRLYLGVHWFSDVLGGWLLGVALAAGTIAWCTRTRPEPPRSPGTTHRGS from the coding sequence ATGCGACCTGCGACGACGGTGCTCTGGCGGACGGCTTCCGGGTGCGCCGCGGCGGCGCTCGTGCTGACCGTCCTGCTCGTGGCGCAGTGGCCACCGCTGCTGCGGTTCGACCGGTGGCTGGCGGCCGCCCTGCACCGCCACGCGGTCGCCCATCCGGCGGTGACGCGGCTCAACCGGGTGCTGAGCGACTGGGTCTGGGACCCGTGGACGATGCGGACGCTGGCGGCGCTGGCCGCCGGGTGGCTGCTGTGGCGCGGGAACCGGCGGCGCGCGCTGTGCGTGGCGGTCGCGACCGTGGTGGCCTCGGCGGTGCAGCACGGGCTGAAGGTACTGCTGGGCCGGGAGCGGCCGACGTGGCCGGATCCGGTGGATTCGGCATGGTTCGCGGCGTTCCCGTCGGGTCACGCCATGACCGCGGCCGTGGTGTGCGGGCTGCTGCTGTGGGTGGTGGGGCGGCCCGGCCGGACGGGCTGGGCGGTGGCGGCCGTCTCGGTGCTGGGGGTCGGCTGGACCCGCCTGTACCTGGGGGTGCACTGGTTCTCGGACGTGCTGGGCGGCTGGCTGCTGGGGGTGGCGCTGGCGGCCGGAACCATCGCGTGGTGCACGCGGACCCGCCCGGAACCGCCGCGCTCTCCGGGCACGACACACCGGGGATCCTGA
- a CDS encoding DUF305 domain-containing protein → MLTFRHLARTLSAAALLALALTGCDDGGQRADGRAAAGGAKVIAPGKPGETARTLTPQEAAAELPDDSPNAADHAYVRRMIEHHRQALTMSALAPDRAASAQVKRLAERISAAQKPEIGAMEGWLAAHPGVPGPGAGHDHAAMPGMATGQQLDRLRAARGKEFDRQFLALMISHHTGALTMAGEALSGGNNVAVEEMATDVLAQQTAEISRMRAMG, encoded by the coding sequence TTGCTGACTTTTCGTCACCTTGCGCGCACCCTGTCGGCGGCGGCCCTGCTGGCCCTCGCCCTCACCGGCTGCGACGACGGCGGACAGCGGGCGGACGGGCGGGCCGCGGCCGGCGGAGCCAAGGTGATCGCCCCGGGCAAGCCCGGCGAGACGGCCCGGACCCTCACCCCGCAGGAGGCAGCCGCGGAACTGCCGGACGACTCCCCCAACGCCGCCGACCACGCCTACGTGCGCCGCATGATCGAGCACCACCGGCAGGCCCTGACGATGAGCGCACTGGCACCGGACCGGGCCGCGTCCGCGCAGGTCAAACGGCTCGCCGAACGGATCTCCGCGGCCCAGAAGCCGGAGATCGGAGCCATGGAGGGATGGCTGGCGGCCCACCCGGGCGTGCCGGGCCCGGGCGCCGGCCACGACCACGCGGCGATGCCGGGCATGGCCACCGGGCAGCAGCTCGACCGGCTGCGGGCCGCCCGCGGCAAGGAGTTCGACCGGCAGTTCCTGGCGTTGATGATCAGCCATCACACGGGGGCGCTCACCATGGCCGGCGAGGCCCTCTCCGGCGGGAACAACGTGGCGGTCGAGGAGATGGCGACCGATGTGCTCGCCCAGCAGACCGCCGAGATCAGCCGGATGCGCGCCATGGGCTGA
- a CDS encoding LVIVD repeat-containing protein: MTSLHNTPVRRRRLGVAAVAAGLLATFLVAAPAAATPDPGDAPTRSAVSREAAAAARAAVAAGDIPGQDEIVHSANIEHVAAMPKGALTGINTDLAFQGRYAYAGNYDGFTIYDISRPRTPKIVSEVLCPGGQNDISVSGDLLFLSTDSSRSDNSCASVSQPATEKSSWEGIKVFDISDKKNPKYVAAVETNCGSHTHTLVPGGRDVYLYVSSYGPNAAFPDCQPPHDGISVVKVPRHAPEKAALVGFPVLFPDGGNPGGPTNPGVSKTTGCHDITVFPSKRLAAGACMGDGIIFDISRPERPRVIDRVQDNVNFAFWHSATFSEDGRKVVFTDELGGGVGATCNEATGPNRGADGIYDITGRGDARKLVFRSYFKIDRHQADTENCVAHNGSLIPVGGGRDIMVQAWYQGGVSVWDFTDSARPKEIGYFERGPISTDTMSLGGSWSAYYYNGYIYSNDIAKGFDVLKIDDRRTDSARHVWLDRLNAQTQPDYR, from the coding sequence GTGACTTCGTTGCACAACACCCCGGTGCGGCGCAGGCGCCTGGGGGTGGCCGCGGTCGCGGCCGGACTCCTCGCCACGTTCCTCGTCGCCGCCCCCGCCGCGGCCACCCCGGATCCCGGCGACGCCCCCACCCGCAGCGCGGTGAGCCGTGAGGCGGCCGCCGCGGCGCGGGCCGCGGTCGCCGCCGGAGACATCCCGGGCCAGGACGAGATCGTGCACAGCGCCAACATCGAGCATGTCGCCGCCATGCCCAAGGGCGCACTGACGGGCATCAACACCGACCTCGCCTTCCAGGGCCGGTACGCGTACGCGGGCAACTACGACGGCTTCACCATCTACGACATCAGCCGCCCCAGGACCCCGAAGATCGTCAGCGAGGTCCTGTGCCCGGGCGGCCAGAACGACATCTCGGTCTCCGGCGACCTGCTGTTCCTGTCGACCGACTCCTCGCGCAGCGACAACTCCTGCGCCAGCGTCTCGCAGCCCGCCACCGAGAAGTCCTCGTGGGAGGGCATCAAGGTCTTCGACATCAGCGACAAGAAGAACCCGAAGTACGTCGCCGCCGTCGAGACCAACTGCGGTTCCCACACCCACACCCTGGTGCCGGGCGGCCGTGACGTCTACCTGTACGTCTCCTCGTACGGGCCCAACGCCGCCTTCCCCGACTGCCAGCCGCCGCACGACGGCATCTCGGTCGTCAAGGTCCCGCGGCACGCGCCCGAGAAGGCGGCCCTGGTCGGCTTCCCCGTGCTCTTCCCGGACGGCGGCAACCCGGGCGGGCCCACCAACCCGGGTGTCAGCAAGACCACCGGCTGCCACGACATCACCGTGTTCCCGTCGAAGCGGCTCGCGGCCGGAGCCTGCATGGGTGACGGCATCATCTTCGACATCAGCCGGCCCGAGCGGCCGCGGGTGATCGACCGGGTCCAGGACAACGTCAACTTCGCGTTCTGGCACTCCGCGACCTTCAGCGAGGACGGCCGCAAGGTCGTCTTCACCGACGAGCTCGGCGGCGGCGTCGGCGCCACCTGCAACGAGGCGACCGGGCCGAACCGCGGCGCGGACGGCATCTACGACATCACGGGCCGCGGTGACGCCCGCAAGCTCGTCTTCCGCAGCTACTTCAAGATCGACCGCCACCAGGCGGACACCGAGAACTGCGTCGCCCACAACGGCTCGCTGATACCCGTCGGCGGCGGCCGCGACATCATGGTCCAGGCCTGGTACCAGGGCGGCGTCTCCGTCTGGGACTTCACCGACTCGGCCAGGCCCAAGGAGATCGGCTACTTCGAGCGCGGCCCGATCAGCACCGACACCATGTCCCTCGGCGGCTCCTGGTCCGCGTACTACTACAACGGCTACATCTACTCGAACGACATCGCCAAGGGCTTCGACGTCCTGAAGATCGACGACCGGCGCACCGACAGCGCCCGGCACGTGTGGCTCGACCGCCTCAACGCGCAGACGCAGCCCGACTACCGCTGA
- a CDS encoding NADH:flavin oxidoreductase/NADH oxidase, translating to MSTLFEPYTLRSVTAPNRVWMAPMCQYSAAPDGPGAGVAGDWHFAHYAARAAGGTGLILQEATAVSPEGRISPYDLGIWNDTQVQALRRITGFLREQGTVPGIQLAHAGRKASTDRMWKGSRPVGPAEHGWRPVGPSPVAFDEGHQVPHELTTGEIRDIVGQFAAAARRALAAGFQVAEVHGAHGYLIGEFLSPHSNRRTDAYGGSFENRTRFALEVVDAVRAVWPEELPLLFRVSATDWLADGGWDAGDTVRLAALLRAHGVDLLDVSTGGNVPRAAIPVGPGYQVPFAARVKRETALPVGAVGLITDPQQAEKILDNGEADVVLLGRELLRDPYWARRAARELGAEIRTPAPYSRS from the coding sequence ATGAGCACCCTCTTCGAGCCCTACACCCTGCGCTCGGTCACCGCGCCCAACCGCGTGTGGATGGCGCCCATGTGCCAGTACTCCGCGGCCCCCGACGGCCCCGGCGCCGGCGTGGCCGGCGACTGGCACTTCGCCCACTACGCGGCCCGCGCCGCCGGCGGCACCGGCCTGATACTCCAGGAGGCCACCGCGGTCTCCCCCGAGGGCCGCATCTCCCCGTACGACCTCGGCATCTGGAACGACACCCAGGTCCAGGCGCTCCGCCGGATCACCGGCTTCCTGCGGGAGCAGGGCACCGTCCCCGGCATCCAGCTCGCACATGCGGGGCGCAAGGCGTCCACCGACCGCATGTGGAAGGGCTCCCGCCCGGTCGGACCCGCGGAGCACGGCTGGCGGCCGGTCGGCCCGAGCCCGGTGGCCTTCGACGAGGGCCACCAGGTGCCGCACGAGCTGACGACCGGTGAGATCCGCGACATCGTCGGCCAGTTCGCGGCGGCGGCCCGGCGCGCCCTCGCCGCCGGGTTCCAGGTGGCCGAGGTGCACGGCGCGCACGGCTACCTGATCGGCGAGTTCCTCTCCCCGCACAGCAACCGGCGTACCGACGCGTACGGCGGCTCCTTCGAGAACCGCACGCGCTTCGCCCTCGAAGTGGTGGACGCCGTGCGGGCGGTGTGGCCCGAGGAGCTCCCCCTCCTGTTCCGGGTGTCCGCCACCGACTGGCTGGCGGACGGCGGCTGGGACGCCGGAGACACGGTGCGCCTCGCCGCGCTGCTCCGGGCGCACGGGGTGGACCTGCTGGACGTCTCGACGGGCGGCAACGTCCCGCGCGCGGCGATCCCGGTCGGCCCCGGCTACCAGGTGCCCTTCGCCGCGCGGGTCAAGCGGGAGACCGCCCTGCCGGTGGGCGCCGTGGGCCTGATCACCGATCCCCAGCAGGCCGAGAAGATCCTCGACAACGGCGAGGCGGACGTGGTCCTGCTCGGCCGCGAGCTGCTGCGCGACCCGTACTGGGCCCGCCGCGCCGCCCGCGAACTCGGCGCGGAGATCCGTACCCCGGCCCCGTACAGCCGCAGCTGA
- a CDS encoding WD40/YVTN/BNR-like repeat-containing protein → MSDVLLTVGTRKGLFLGRRSGGRWEFDGPHFNAQAVYAVAIDRRGPAPRLLAAGDSTHWGPSVFHSDDMGATWTEPARPAVKFPADTGASLERVWQLHPAGPAAPGVVYAGTEPAALFRSEDGGESFELVRPLWEHPTRDRWMPGGGGEAVHTVITDPADPDLVTVAVSTAGVFRSRDGGASWSPSNEGVSAVFLPDPNPEFGQCVHKIAQDAADSDRLYLQNHWGVYRSDDAGGKWTDIGGGLPSDFGFAVAAHPHRPDTAYVFPLNADSDRVPAGRRCHVYRTPDAGRSWQQLSAGLPDGDHYGTVLRDALCTDDADPAGVYFGNRNGELYASADDGDTWQLLASHLPDVLCVRAAVIDQ, encoded by the coding sequence ATGTCCGACGTGCTGCTCACCGTGGGTACCCGCAAGGGGCTCTTCCTCGGCCGCAGGAGCGGCGGCCGCTGGGAGTTCGACGGCCCGCACTTCAACGCCCAGGCCGTGTACGCGGTCGCCATCGACCGGCGCGGGCCCGCCCCCCGCCTGCTGGCCGCGGGGGACAGCACGCACTGGGGCCCGTCGGTGTTCCACTCGGACGACATGGGCGCGACGTGGACCGAACCGGCCCGGCCCGCGGTGAAGTTCCCGGCCGACACCGGCGCCTCCCTGGAGCGGGTCTGGCAGCTGCACCCGGCCGGCCCGGCGGCCCCGGGCGTGGTCTACGCGGGCACCGAACCGGCGGCGCTGTTCCGGTCCGAGGACGGCGGCGAGTCCTTCGAGCTGGTCAGGCCGCTGTGGGAGCACCCGACCCGGGACCGGTGGATGCCGGGTGGCGGCGGTGAGGCCGTGCACACGGTGATCACGGACCCGGCCGACCCCGACCTGGTCACGGTGGCCGTGTCGACCGCGGGCGTCTTCCGCAGCCGCGACGGCGGGGCGAGCTGGTCCCCGTCGAACGAAGGGGTGTCCGCGGTGTTCCTCCCCGACCCGAACCCGGAGTTCGGCCAGTGCGTGCACAAGATCGCCCAGGACGCGGCGGACTCGGACCGGCTGTACCTGCAGAACCACTGGGGCGTGTACCGCAGCGACGACGCCGGCGGGAAGTGGACCGACATCGGCGGCGGGCTCCCCTCGGACTTCGGGTTCGCGGTGGCCGCGCACCCGCACCGGCCGGACACGGCGTACGTCTTCCCGCTCAACGCGGACTCCGACCGGGTCCCGGCCGGGCGCCGCTGCCACGTCTACCGCACCCCGGACGCCGGCCGCAGCTGGCAGCAGCTGTCCGCCGGCCTGCCGGACGGCGACCACTACGGCACGGTGCTCCGCGACGCCCTGTGCACCGACGACGCCGACCCCGCGGGCGTCTACTTCGGCAACCGCAACGGCGAGCTGTACGCGAGCGCGGACGACGGCGACACCTGGCAGCTCCTCGCCTCCCACCTGCCGGACGTCCTCTGTGTACGGGCGGCGGTGATCGACCAGTAG
- a CDS encoding M56 family metallopeptidase, with protein MMVPAALLLLGVLTALAAPRLLARADWPDREPVVALWVWQCVVGAVLLCFALSMLLSAAAAWQAVRGRLFAPAPHGVVEAYGLGPGGPWAAGTALVLAGGAVWTGAMLTGEVLRARARHRQRHAELLVRAPLLPGEEPGGDGLVVLEAPRPGAWWLSGPAPRLVVTTAALRRLKGHQLDAVLAHEQGHAVARHDWLLHCSRALAGGFPQVPVFEAFRSEVHRLVELAADDAASRRYGRLTIALALVELNEDRGAFGPGAHPQDHVHQRVRRLLSAPGRLTATRRLRLTAAAALIPAVPLLVAFVPGLSALA; from the coding sequence ATGATGGTCCCCGCCGCACTGCTGCTGCTCGGCGTCCTGACCGCTCTCGCGGCCCCCCGTCTGCTCGCCCGGGCCGACTGGCCGGACCGCGAACCGGTGGTGGCGCTGTGGGTGTGGCAGTGCGTGGTGGGCGCGGTGCTGCTGTGCTTCGCGCTGTCGATGCTGCTGAGCGCGGCCGCGGCCTGGCAGGCGGTGCGCGGCCGGCTGTTCGCCCCCGCGCCGCACGGCGTGGTCGAGGCGTACGGGCTCGGCCCGGGCGGTCCTTGGGCAGCGGGCACCGCGCTGGTGCTGGCCGGGGGTGCGGTGTGGACCGGGGCGATGCTGACCGGCGAGGTGCTGCGGGCCCGTGCCCGGCACCGCCAGCGGCACGCGGAACTCCTCGTACGGGCTCCGCTGCTGCCCGGGGAGGAGCCCGGCGGCGACGGGCTGGTGGTGCTGGAGGCGCCGCGGCCCGGCGCGTGGTGGCTGTCGGGTCCGGCGCCACGGCTGGTGGTGACCACGGCCGCGCTGCGCCGCCTGAAGGGGCACCAGTTGGATGCCGTGCTGGCGCACGAGCAGGGGCACGCGGTGGCCCGGCACGACTGGCTGCTGCACTGTTCGCGGGCGCTGGCCGGCGGGTTTCCGCAGGTGCCGGTGTTCGAGGCGTTCCGCAGCGAGGTGCACCGGCTGGTGGAGCTCGCGGCCGACGACGCCGCGTCCCGGCGGTACGGGCGGCTCACGATCGCGCTCGCACTGGTCGAACTCAACGAGGACCGCGGGGCGTTCGGGCCCGGCGCGCATCCGCAGGACCATGTGCACCAGCGGGTGCGGCGGCTGCTGTCCGCGCCCGGCCGACTGACCGCGACCCGCCGGCTGCGGCTGACGGCGGCGGCCGCCCTGATCCCCGCGGTGCCGCTGCTGGTCGCCTTCGTGCCGGGGCTGAGCGCGCTGGCCTGA
- a CDS encoding wax ester/triacylglycerol synthase family O-acyltransferase, whose product MATEHLSPLDLAFWRIESSGHPMHLGALAVFTADRPGAAARAAAQLTARCAGVPRLRHRIQDVLLPVGAAAWVPDPDFDPSRHVFLAPGNGPGPHEAAGALMARPLDRERPPWAAHVLPGPGGPDDGSFAVLFKFHHALADGLGALALAAALFDGPADGGPGAGGPGGAVPRTRRRSASAAAERDRPLLTRLPGVLAARVQDLGQALEIGAAVARAGLPFGVPDGLTSTGADPGRRAVAGATLGLEQVNRIRRAAGGTVNDVLITLVAGGLRRWLEARGERLDGSGTRALVPVSRRRRAGRAADGNRLSGYLVSLPLAEPDPLARLDAVRAEMDRNKEAGPNRGAGAVALLADHVHPLGHRLGGPLVARAAQLLFDILVTSVPLPGLAFTLAGSALREVYPLAPLACGQSLAVAVSTYRDAVHFGLVADAASVPDLADLASALHAELDALLAAATEPAR is encoded by the coding sequence GTGGCCACCGAACACCTCTCCCCGCTCGACCTCGCCTTCTGGCGGATCGAGTCCTCAGGGCATCCGATGCACCTCGGTGCACTCGCGGTGTTCACCGCCGACCGCCCCGGCGCCGCCGCCCGCGCCGCGGCGCAGCTCACCGCCCGCTGTGCCGGCGTTCCCCGGCTGCGCCACCGCATCCAGGACGTACTCCTGCCGGTCGGCGCCGCCGCCTGGGTGCCCGACCCGGATTTCGACCCGTCCCGGCACGTGTTCCTCGCACCGGGCAACGGCCCCGGCCCGCACGAGGCCGCCGGGGCGCTGATGGCCCGGCCGCTGGACCGGGAGCGGCCGCCGTGGGCGGCGCACGTGCTCCCGGGGCCCGGCGGGCCGGACGACGGTTCCTTCGCGGTGCTGTTCAAGTTCCACCACGCCCTGGCCGACGGGCTCGGGGCGCTGGCGCTGGCCGCCGCGCTCTTCGACGGGCCCGCGGACGGCGGGCCGGGCGCCGGCGGGCCGGGCGGGGCGGTGCCGCGTACCCGGCGCAGGTCCGCGAGCGCCGCCGCGGAACGCGACCGTCCGCTGCTCACCCGGCTGCCGGGCGTGCTGGCCGCCCGGGTCCAGGACCTCGGCCAGGCCCTGGAGATCGGCGCCGCGGTGGCCCGGGCGGGGCTGCCCTTCGGCGTCCCGGACGGCCTGACCAGCACCGGCGCCGACCCGGGCCGCCGGGCGGTCGCCGGGGCCACGCTCGGCCTGGAGCAGGTCAACCGGATCCGCCGGGCGGCCGGCGGCACCGTCAACGACGTCCTGATCACGCTGGTCGCGGGCGGACTGCGGCGCTGGCTGGAGGCGCGCGGCGAGCGGCTGGACGGATCCGGCACCCGGGCCCTGGTCCCCGTCTCGCGCCGGCGCCGGGCCGGCCGCGCCGCCGACGGCAACCGGCTCTCCGGCTACCTCGTGAGCCTGCCGCTCGCGGAGCCCGACCCGCTGGCCCGGCTGGACGCCGTACGCGCCGAGATGGACCGCAACAAGGAGGCCGGGCCGAACCGGGGCGCCGGGGCCGTCGCGCTGCTCGCCGACCACGTCCACCCGCTCGGCCACCGGCTCGGCGGCCCGCTCGTGGCCCGGGCGGCCCAACTGCTCTTCGACATCCTGGTCACGAGCGTGCCGCTGCCCGGGCTCGCCTTCACCCTGGCGGGCAGCGCGCTGCGCGAGGTGTACCCGCTGGCGCCGCTGGCCTGCGGCCAGTCCCTCGCGGTCGCCGTCTCCACCTACCGGGACGCCGTGCACTTCGGCCTGGTCGCCGACGCCGCCTCGGTCCCGGACCTCGCCGACCTGGCGTCCGCCCTGCACGCGGAACTCGACGCCCTGCTGGCCGCGGCCACGGAGCCGGCGCGGTAG